A genomic stretch from Myripristis murdjan chromosome 12, fMyrMur1.1, whole genome shotgun sequence includes:
- the plpp1a gene encoding phospholipid phosphatase 1 isoform X2 — protein MFDTRGIPFILLDIACLILAGLPFAILTVQHKPFQRGFFCNDDSIKYPLKEDTISYQLLGGIMIPITVLTMIFGECLSVYLNRIKSKSSFCNNYVACVYKAVGTFLFGAAMSQSLTDIAKYSIGRLRPHFLDVCKPDWSHINCTLGDYIEDFTCTGDKRMVNEGRLSFYSGHSSFSMYCMMFLALYLQARLQTEWARLLRPTLQFFLIAASVYTGLSRVSDYKHHWSDVLTGLLQGALMAILVVFFVSDFFKKRVEPQKEAEIPHTTLQETPTNGNHYDSPN, from the exons CTGGACTCCCATTTGCAATACTCACAGTGCAACACAAACCTTTCCAGCGGGGCTTTTTCTGTAATGATGATTCAATCAAGTACCCGCTTAAAGAAGACACCATTTCCTATCAGTTGTTAGGGGGCATTATGATACCCATCACAGTACTCACT ATGATCTTTGGGGAGTGCCTTTCCGTTTATCTGAACCGCATCAAATCCAAGTCGTCTTTCTGCAACAATTACGTTGCCTGTGTTTACAAGGCAGTCGGTACCTTCCTCTTCGGTGCCGCCATGAGCCAATCATTGACTGACATAGCCAAGTACTCCATCGGCCGCCTCCGGCCGCACTTCCTGGATGTGTGCAAACCCGATTGGAGCCATATCAACTGCACACTCGGGGATTACATTGAGGACTTCACCTGCACTGGAGACAAGAGAATGGTCAATGAGGGCAG GCTCTCCTTCTACTCGGGCCACTCCTCTTTTTCCATGTACTGCATGATGTTCCTGGCT CTTTACCTCCAGGCGAGACTGCAGACTGAATGGGCCCGGCTACTGAGACCCACACTCCAATTTTTCCTGATTGCTGCATCGGTGTACACGGGATTGTCCAGGGTTTCAGATTACAAACACCACTGGAGTGATGTGCTGACCGGCCTCCTGCAGGGTGCTCTCATGGCGATCCTGGTG GTCTTCTTTGTGTCAGACTTCTTCAAGAAGCGCGTGGAGCCCCAGAAGGAGGCGGAGATCCCCCACACCACGCTCCAGGAGACACCAACTAATGGAAACCACTACGACAGCCCCAACTAA